From the genome of Nitrospinaceae bacterium:
CGGAATCGTCGCCCTGGGATATCTATCCATACAACTGGGGGGCCTTGATCTTCTCTCAACAGGTGAGTATCCGCTCACGGCGAAGTTCTCAACCGTCTCCGGCCTCAGGGTGGGGGCATCGGTGGAGATGGCCGGCGTCAAGGTAGGTCGCGTCCAGAAAATCGGTCTATCAGGAGAAGACGCCATTATCACCCTTCGGGTCGAGGATTCGTTAAAACTCTCCAAAGAT
Proteins encoded in this window:
- the mlaD gene encoding outer membrane lipid asymmetry maintenance protein MlaD, producing MSQRSIELIVGTFVIAGIVALGYLSIQLGGLDLLSTGEYPLTAKFSTVSGLRVGASVEMAGVKVGRVQKIGLSGEDAIITLRVEDSLKLSKDSIASIRTKGILGDKYIKLSQGGSEKFIKPGGKIRETEPPLDIEKLIGNF